A window of Christiangramia forsetii KT0803 contains these coding sequences:
- a CDS encoding phage holin family protein, protein MNFILRLLLTAVAVVILAKLLPGVSVDGYLTAVIVAIVLALLNFIVKPILVLFTLPVTILTLGLFLLIINAIIIFLADGFVDGFAVDGWFIAIIFSLLLSLVQSLLFSILKSD, encoded by the coding sequence ATGAATTTTATACTTAGACTGTTGTTAACAGCAGTTGCTGTGGTAATCTTAGCCAAACTCCTGCCGGGAGTAAGCGTAGATGGTTATTTAACCGCTGTTATAGTGGCAATTGTCCTGGCTCTTTTAAATTTTATTGTAAAGCCAATTCTGGTTTTGTTTACATTACCTGTGACAATTCTAACTTTAGGATTATTTCTGCTTATAATTAATGCTATCATCATTTTTCTAGCCGATGGTTTTGTAGATGGATTTGCTGTTGATGGCTGGTTTATCGCTATAATTTTTAGTTTGTTGCTGTCTTTGGTACAATCTTTACTTTTCTCAATTCTAAAATCAGATTAG
- a CDS encoding OmpH family outer membrane protein, with the protein MKQFRTLFIALALIIGATAFTNAQSKVAHVATQDLVQSLPEYKGAMDQLQKLEKTYDAEIKDMLSEAQSTMQRYEAEANTKSEEENQKRATELQAAQRRIQEHSSKARQDLQKKETDLLRPVLEKVRTAIQKVARAKGYDYVLDSTTGTGVLLADGYDLMPDVKKELGL; encoded by the coding sequence ATGAAACAATTCAGAACACTTTTTATAGCTTTAGCATTAATAATTGGCGCTACTGCTTTTACAAATGCACAGTCTAAGGTTGCACACGTCGCTACTCAAGATTTAGTACAATCATTACCTGAGTATAAAGGCGCGATGGATCAGCTTCAAAAACTTGAAAAGACTTACGACGCCGAGATTAAAGATATGTTGTCTGAAGCTCAAAGCACTATGCAACGTTACGAGGCAGAAGCAAATACAAAATCTGAAGAAGAGAATCAAAAAAGAGCTACAGAACTACAAGCTGCTCAAAGAAGAATTCAGGAGCATAGCTCTAAAGCAAGACAGGATCTTCAGAAAAAAGAGACTGATCTACTAAGACCGGTTCTTGAGAAAGTACGTACCGCTATTCAAAAAGTTGCCAGAGCAAAAGGATATGATTACGTATTAGATTCTACTACCGGAACAGGAGTACTTCTTGCTGATGGTTATGATCTAATGCCAGACGTAAAAAAGGAATTAGGACTGTAA
- a CDS encoding DUF6089 family protein, producing the protein MRYLIAFVLMAFFSINSYSQQFEVGAFAGGANFIGDVGKTNYILPNTPVGGFIAKWNRSPRHALRLTLLYAEISADDEDSKDTRRQQRGYSFNNTIAEASLGLEFNFFDFDLTNPLPQSTPYLYTGITYFRTDHVWLKNGRAGNLVNEGTNWEFAIPMVMGYKEAITERIIGAFEIGARYTFSDNLDGSWPEEYLGRRAPTIEFGNRNTNDWYVFSGITFTFTFGRKPCYCF; encoded by the coding sequence ATGAGGTACCTTATTGCATTTGTATTAATGGCGTTTTTTTCAATTAATTCATACTCACAACAGTTTGAGGTTGGAGCTTTCGCCGGCGGTGCAAATTTTATTGGAGATGTTGGTAAAACCAATTATATCCTGCCAAATACACCGGTTGGAGGGTTTATAGCCAAATGGAATAGAAGTCCCAGACATGCTTTGAGATTAACATTATTATATGCGGAAATTTCTGCTGATGATGAAGATTCTAAAGACACCAGAAGACAACAGCGTGGTTATTCTTTTAACAATACTATTGCCGAAGCTTCGTTAGGGTTAGAATTCAATTTCTTTGATTTCGATCTCACCAATCCGTTACCGCAAAGTACCCCGTATTTGTACACAGGGATCACTTATTTTAGAACAGATCACGTATGGTTAAAAAATGGCAGGGCCGGAAACTTAGTAAACGAAGGTACAAATTGGGAGTTTGCAATTCCAATGGTCATGGGGTATAAAGAAGCTATTACAGAACGAATTATAGGTGCTTTTGAAATAGGTGCCAGATATACTTTTTCAGATAATTTAGATGGCAGTTGGCCGGAAGAATATCTTGGAAGACGAGCACCAACGATTGAATTTGGAAATAGAAATACAAATGACTGGTATGTATTTTCTGGTATAACATTCACTTTTACATTTGGGCGTAAGCCATGTTATTGCTTTTAA
- the bamA gene encoding outer membrane protein assembly factor BamA, with product MTKKIFTLIAFFFIFSITAKAQDLPLGDSKKYTIGDIKVTGTTTYNEKTVIAYTGLKEGEELFIPGEKLRDVINKLWKLDLFSDINFYITNVDGNVADLELEIKEVPVLNQVRFSGIKKKSEREDLIDESDLKPGVKVTENLITTTQNYIQNKYKKEGYFNTKVDIRTSEVVDTTNSNKVNMVVDIAQGDRVKISDLEFTGNEKLSDAKLKRNMKNTKQKNFFRFWKRSKFVRADYQQDKIAIIDKYKEEGYRDARIISDTLIKLDDKNIALELDLEEGSQYYIGDIGFLGNVAYTDDQLGRVLGLKKGDIYNGVLIDERIQGREPNKTSVANLYQNNGYLFSNIDLVETNVYNDTIDFEVRIVEGKEAYFDEIRVTGNDKTKDHIIYREMRTKPGQKYSQEAVVATVRELGALGFFDAEQLNPEFVDPDPREGTLSLEYQVVESGASQIELQGGYGGGGFIGTLGLSFNNFSIQGLFDKDAYKPIPMGDGQTLSLRAQASTFYQTYSLSFREPWLGGKRPVSLSTSFSYTRQFLYDYIEREADKTRSFDILGVSVGLAKRLQSPDQYATISNLVGFQRYDLNNYNTGLFTFGNGHSNNLYYQLGITRDNTRVNPIFPTGGSKFAFTAKLTPPYSLWNGVDYGDLENQDEYQLRDENGNFINEQGARVTAENSVADQEKVDQKKYNWLEFYKIKLDGSWYETLASFGPSSNLVLRTHAEFGFLGAYNNERGVPPFERFYLGGDGLGSYSLDGRETIQLRGYPNQSVVPIDRPVNERDDGAVIYNKYSLELRFPITLKPAASIYALSFLEAGATYDNFRDYNPFQLNRSAGVGLRIFMPTFGLLGIDFGYGFDEIVGQPGPNGWETHFIIGQQF from the coding sequence ATGACGAAAAAGATATTTACACTTATTGCATTTTTTTTCATATTCAGTATAACTGCTAAAGCACAGGACCTACCCCTTGGAGATTCTAAAAAATATACCATTGGCGATATAAAGGTTACCGGTACTACTACATACAATGAAAAAACAGTAATAGCATACACAGGTTTAAAAGAAGGAGAAGAACTATTTATCCCAGGTGAAAAATTACGGGACGTAATTAATAAGCTCTGGAAACTTGATCTTTTTAGTGACATCAATTTCTATATCACCAATGTAGATGGGAATGTTGCCGATCTGGAACTTGAAATTAAAGAAGTCCCAGTATTAAACCAGGTTAGGTTTAGCGGGATTAAGAAAAAAAGCGAAAGAGAAGATCTTATCGACGAGAGCGATCTGAAACCCGGAGTGAAAGTAACCGAAAACCTTATTACCACTACTCAGAACTATATTCAGAATAAATATAAAAAAGAGGGATACTTCAACACAAAAGTAGACATTAGAACATCTGAAGTAGTTGACACCACCAACTCCAACAAAGTGAATATGGTCGTGGATATTGCCCAGGGTGATCGTGTAAAGATTTCGGATCTTGAATTTACTGGCAACGAAAAACTTTCTGATGCGAAGTTAAAACGCAACATGAAAAATACGAAGCAAAAGAATTTTTTCAGATTCTGGAAGCGTTCTAAATTCGTTCGAGCTGATTATCAGCAAGACAAGATTGCAATAATTGATAAATATAAAGAAGAAGGTTACCGGGATGCAAGGATCATTTCAGATACTCTTATAAAATTAGATGACAAGAATATCGCTTTAGAATTAGACCTTGAAGAAGGAAGTCAATATTATATTGGAGATATCGGCTTTTTAGGAAATGTTGCTTATACTGACGATCAGCTGGGCAGGGTACTCGGGCTTAAAAAAGGAGATATTTACAACGGTGTTCTTATTGATGAAAGAATACAGGGAAGAGAACCAAACAAAACATCTGTTGCTAACTTATACCAGAACAACGGTTACCTGTTTTCAAATATAGATCTTGTTGAAACCAACGTTTACAATGACACTATAGATTTTGAAGTAAGAATCGTGGAAGGTAAAGAAGCTTATTTTGATGAAATAAGAGTAACGGGTAATGACAAAACGAAAGATCACATTATCTATCGTGAGATGAGAACTAAACCAGGCCAAAAATACAGTCAGGAAGCTGTAGTAGCTACTGTACGTGAATTAGGTGCGCTTGGATTCTTTGATGCCGAACAACTAAATCCTGAATTTGTAGATCCAGATCCTAGAGAAGGAACTTTAAGCCTGGAGTATCAGGTAGTAGAGTCCGGAGCCAGCCAGATTGAACTACAAGGTGGTTACGGTGGTGGTGGATTCATTGGAACCTTAGGACTATCTTTTAACAACTTCTCTATCCAGGGCCTTTTTGACAAAGATGCTTATAAGCCTATCCCGATGGGAGATGGACAAACCTTATCTTTAAGGGCTCAGGCAAGTACCTTTTATCAAACTTATAGCCTTTCATTTAGAGAACCCTGGTTAGGTGGAAAAAGACCTGTTAGCCTTTCTACTTCTTTTAGCTATACAAGACAGTTTTTATATGATTATATAGAACGTGAAGCAGACAAAACAAGAAGTTTCGATATTCTTGGAGTTAGTGTAGGTCTGGCAAAGAGGTTGCAGTCACCAGATCAATACGCTACCATCTCTAATCTTGTTGGTTTCCAGAGATATGATCTAAATAATTACAATACTGGTTTGTTTACATTTGGTAACGGACATTCTAATAACCTTTATTACCAATTAGGGATCACTAGAGATAACACCAGGGTAAATCCAATTTTCCCTACCGGCGGTTCTAAGTTTGCATTTACCGCAAAACTAACTCCTCCATACTCTCTTTGGAATGGTGTTGATTATGGCGACCTAGAAAATCAAGATGAATACCAGTTAAGAGATGAAAATGGTAACTTTATTAACGAGCAGGGAGCTCGTGTAACCGCTGAGAATTCTGTTGCTGATCAGGAAAAAGTTGATCAGAAGAAATATAACTGGTTGGAATTTTACAAAATTAAATTAGATGGTAGCTGGTATGAAACTTTAGCAAGTTTCGGTCCTAGTAGTAATTTAGTTTTAAGAACTCATGCTGAATTTGGTTTCCTGGGTGCTTATAATAATGAAAGAGGAGTTCCACCATTCGAACGTTTTTATCTTGGAGGTGATGGTCTTGGGTCTTACAGTTTAGATGGTAGAGAAACTATTCAATTAAGAGGTTATCCAAACCAATCTGTAGTTCCAATTGACAGACCGGTGAATGAAAGAGATGATGGAGCGGTTATATATAACAAGTATTCTCTGGAATTACGTTTTCCTATTACTTTGAAACCGGCGGCTTCGATTTATGCACTTTCCTTTCTGGAGGCAGGAGCCACTTATGACAATTTTAGAGATTATAATCCGTTTCAGTTAAACAGATCTGCCGGGGTTGGCCTTAGAATCTTTATGCCAACATTTGGTTTATTAGGTATTGACTTTGGATATGGATTTGACGAGATTGTTGGTCAGCCAGGTCCAAATGGATGGGAAACACACTTTATCATTGGTCAACAGTTTTAA
- a CDS encoding OmpP1/FadL family transporter, translating to MKKLFLLGLFLLAGATTYAGGYRVSLQGQRGLAMGHTGVAVVNNAELAFFNPAGLVFLENKINAAVGVSAVFSDVVYQNEEFGQMARTDSPVGTPFYAYFSYKLSDKFSVGLAAYTPYGSSVEWEKDWAGSHLINDISLSAIYVQALGSYKITDNLSVGGGPIYVSGSVNFNRNLTRTLSNLEGDRSNVTIDASGVSAWGWSAGAMWSPIDSLNIGVNYRSEILVEAESGEADFENIPNSPLSPFSDTQFDATLPLPAELTVGASYQLNDKWLFAFDYNRTFWGVYESLDVDFANPNIPDSVNPREYEDASIYRFGAQYTANDMFTLRAGYYFDESPVQSGYFAPETPRNDSNNFTGGLSVNITNSVAIDASFLYSRFKEIDESYDFYTEGTPPNQVAVPFEGTYKSSAFVPGLGVTIKI from the coding sequence ATGAAAAAATTATTTTTACTTGGCCTGTTTCTTTTGGCTGGCGCAACAACGTATGCCGGTGGTTACAGGGTGAGTTTACAAGGTCAACGAGGACTGGCGATGGGACACACAGGTGTTGCTGTAGTGAACAATGCAGAATTGGCCTTTTTTAACCCGGCCGGATTGGTGTTTCTTGAAAACAAAATTAATGCTGCTGTTGGTGTAAGTGCTGTATTCTCTGATGTAGTATACCAGAACGAAGAATTTGGGCAGATGGCAAGAACAGACAGCCCGGTAGGAACTCCTTTCTATGCTTACTTTTCTTATAAATTAAGTGATAAGTTTAGTGTTGGTCTTGCGGCCTATACTCCTTATGGTAGTTCTGTTGAATGGGAAAAGGATTGGGCTGGTTCTCACCTTATTAATGATATTTCACTTTCTGCTATTTATGTGCAGGCGTTAGGTTCTTATAAAATAACAGATAACCTTTCTGTAGGAGGTGGGCCTATCTATGTGAGCGGTTCAGTTAATTTCAACAGAAACCTTACTAGAACACTTTCTAATCTAGAGGGAGACCGTTCTAATGTCACTATAGATGCTTCCGGTGTTAGTGCCTGGGGATGGTCTGCCGGTGCAATGTGGAGCCCGATTGATAGTTTGAATATTGGTGTAAATTACCGTTCAGAGATCCTTGTAGAAGCTGAATCTGGTGAGGCAGATTTTGAGAATATTCCAAATTCGCCATTATCACCTTTTAGTGATACTCAGTTTGATGCAACTTTACCTCTTCCAGCTGAATTGACAGTTGGTGCATCTTACCAGTTAAATGATAAGTGGTTATTCGCTTTTGATTACAACCGTACTTTTTGGGGCGTATATGAATCTCTGGATGTAGATTTTGCAAATCCTAATATTCCAGATTCTGTAAATCCAAGAGAATACGAAGATGCTTCGATTTATAGATTTGGAGCACAATATACAGCTAACGATATGTTTACATTAAGAGCTGGTTATTACTTTGATGAGTCTCCTGTTCAATCAGGATATTTTGCTCCTGAAACTCCAAGGAACGATTCCAATAATTTCACAGGAGGACTGTCAGTTAATATAACCAATAGTGTAGCGATTGATGCCTCTTTCCTTTATAGTCGTTTTAAAGAGATTGATGAATCTTACGATTTCTATACAGAAGGTACACCACCAAACCAGGTTGCAGTGCCATTTGAAGGAACGTATAAGTCCAGTGCTTTTGTACCAGGTTTAGGTGTAACTATAAAAATATAA
- a CDS encoding alpha/beta fold hydrolase, giving the protein MKLHSLILGEGEPLLILHGFLGMSDNWKTLGKKFADDGFQVHLIDQRNHGKSPHSDEFSYELMANDVVEYCQSHDLKNIILMGHSMGGKTAMLLACENENLVKKLVVVDIAPKYYAPHHQQILKGLTALHEASLNSRGDAEEFLEDYIPETGVRLFLLKNLYWKTKEKLSLRINLDSLKANIEQVGRALPQEAVYNGPVLFINGERSDYITKEEEPLIKKHFPEAKIETIAKSGHWVHAENMKDFYKAVIRFV; this is encoded by the coding sequence ATGAAATTGCATTCATTAATACTTGGTGAAGGAGAGCCTTTGCTAATCCTTCATGGATTTTTGGGGATGAGCGATAACTGGAAAACTTTAGGGAAGAAATTCGCTGATGACGGTTTTCAGGTACATTTAATAGATCAGAGAAATCATGGAAAAAGTCCGCATAGTGATGAGTTTTCTTATGAATTAATGGCGAATGATGTGGTAGAGTATTGCCAGAGTCATGATTTGAAAAATATCATTTTGATGGGGCATTCTATGGGAGGTAAAACTGCCATGTTATTGGCTTGTGAGAATGAAAATTTGGTAAAAAAACTGGTTGTGGTAGATATTGCTCCTAAATATTACGCTCCGCATCATCAACAAATATTAAAAGGGCTTACGGCGCTTCATGAGGCAAGTCTTAATTCCAGGGGAGATGCTGAAGAATTTCTTGAAGATTATATTCCTGAAACTGGGGTAAGGTTATTTCTTTTAAAAAATCTTTACTGGAAAACAAAAGAAAAGCTTTCGTTAAGGATAAATCTTGATTCTTTAAAAGCAAATATAGAACAGGTTGGTAGGGCACTCCCGCAAGAAGCTGTTTATAATGGCCCTGTCTTATTTATTAATGGAGAACGTTCAGATTATATTACGAAAGAGGAAGAACCATTGATCAAAAAACATTTTCCGGAAGCAAAAATTGAAACCATCGCAAAATCGGGACATTGGGTGCATGCTGAAAATATGAAGGATTTTTATAAGGCGGTTATCCGATTTGTTTAA
- a CDS encoding CBS domain-containing protein: MSLKEYILNDVEIINLSEKIGEVQKLFNQLTYTHLPVESEGVYIGCISENDVRCFENDKTLEDYRYSIEGFYVREGNYWLDSLEAFAQNNSNILPVLDDDNLYMGYVELNEMISLFKETPFLHEPGNILVLEKAFQDYTFGEISQIVESNNAHLLGAFVSKMDNEMAEITLKITPSGMNEIIQAFRRYGYIIISEHQEDTFNKNLKDRSKYLDKYLNI; this comes from the coding sequence ATGAGCCTGAAGGAATACATATTAAATGATGTAGAGATAATTAATCTTTCTGAAAAGATCGGGGAGGTTCAGAAACTCTTCAACCAATTAACCTATACTCATCTTCCTGTAGAGAGCGAAGGTGTTTATATTGGGTGCATTTCAGAAAATGATGTAAGATGCTTCGAGAATGACAAAACTTTAGAAGACTATCGGTATTCTATTGAAGGTTTTTACGTAAGAGAAGGCAATTACTGGCTGGACAGCCTGGAAGCTTTTGCTCAGAATAACTCAAATATTCTCCCGGTGCTTGATGACGATAATTTATACATGGGATATGTTGAATTAAATGAGATGATCTCCCTATTTAAGGAAACACCTTTTCTTCACGAACCTGGAAATATCCTGGTTCTTGAAAAAGCATTTCAGGATTATACTTTCGGAGAAATTAGTCAAATAGTAGAATCAAACAATGCTCATCTTTTAGGTGCCTTCGTTTCTAAAATGGACAATGAAATGGCAGAGATCACCCTAAAAATTACTCCATCCGGAATGAATGAAATTATCCAGGCATTTAGAAGATATGGATACATTATTATTTCTGAACACCAGGAAGACACTTTCAACAAAAACCTGAAAGATCGCTCAAAATATCTGGATAAATACCTGAATATATAA
- a CDS encoding OmpH family outer membrane protein codes for MKKRIFSILAITVFSLSSVMAQKTIRLGYIDMEYILENVPEYQEASKQLDNRVQEWKAEAEVKMRKVDDMKTRLDNERALLTKELIEEREGEISYMEQQAIEYQQNRFGPNGDYMIQKKQLVRPIQDQVFTAVQQIAENRNLDFVFDRTADIGMIYADQQYDVSETVLRTIKRTANREQLENRSEIKEFEQEENRTVEQDREITEREEQAEEKKSEREALIEQRRNERDSLKAVRQNEFEERRAKILAERERKKDSILRSREKKNDTIN; via the coding sequence ATGAAAAAAAGAATATTCTCCATACTAGCAATTACAGTCTTTAGCCTTTCATCGGTAATGGCTCAAAAGACTATTAGACTTGGCTATATAGATATGGAATATATTCTTGAAAACGTTCCGGAATACCAGGAAGCAAGCAAACAGCTTGATAATCGTGTTCAGGAATGGAAAGCCGAAGCAGAAGTTAAAATGCGCAAGGTAGACGATATGAAAACCAGGCTGGATAATGAAAGAGCACTTCTTACTAAAGAGCTTATCGAAGAGCGTGAAGGTGAAATTTCTTACATGGAGCAACAGGCTATAGAATATCAGCAAAATAGATTTGGTCCCAATGGTGATTATATGATTCAAAAAAAGCAATTGGTAAGACCAATTCAGGATCAGGTTTTCACAGCCGTTCAGCAAATCGCTGAAAATAGAAATTTAGACTTTGTTTTTGATCGAACCGCAGATATTGGAATGATATATGCAGATCAACAATACGATGTAAGTGAAACGGTTCTTAGAACTATTAAAAGGACTGCTAACCGCGAACAACTTGAAAACCGAAGTGAAATCAAAGAGTTTGAGCAGGAAGAAAACAGAACTGTTGAACAGGATAGAGAAATAACTGAGCGAGAAGAACAGGCAGAAGAGAAAAAATCTGAACGTGAAGCTTTGATCGAGCAGCGAAGAAACGAACGTGATTCTTTAAAAGCTGTGCGACAGAATGAATTTGAAGAAAGACGCGCAAAGATCCTTGCTGAAAGAGAGAGAAAAAAAGATTCTATTCTTAGGTCAAGAGAGAAAAAGAACGATACAATAAATTAA
- a CDS encoding isoprenyl transferase: MNYKDNLNLDKLPKHIAIIMDGNGRWAKQKGFLRASGHKEGTKAVRDVVEGCAEIGVKNLTLYAFSTENWNRPKLEVDTLMKLLVSSLKKEIKTLKDNNIKLNCIGNISSLPKKARQELLDVIEKTSTNTQMTLTLALSYGSREEITNCIKQIATKVKSEELSEDAIDESVINEHLYTRNLPDVDLLIRTSGEQRISNFLLWQIAYAELYFTKILWPDYRRENLFEAIYNYQNRERRFGKTSEQLS, translated from the coding sequence ATGAACTATAAAGACAATTTAAACCTTGATAAATTACCCAAACACATCGCCATTATTATGGATGGAAATGGACGTTGGGCTAAACAAAAAGGTTTCCTTAGGGCTTCTGGCCACAAAGAAGGCACAAAAGCTGTAAGGGATGTTGTTGAAGGATGCGCAGAAATTGGCGTTAAAAACCTTACGCTTTACGCTTTTTCTACTGAAAATTGGAACAGGCCTAAGCTTGAGGTTGATACTTTAATGAAACTTCTGGTTTCCTCTCTGAAGAAAGAGATCAAAACCTTAAAAGACAACAACATAAAGCTGAATTGTATTGGTAATATTTCAAGCCTTCCGAAGAAAGCCAGGCAGGAATTATTAGATGTAATTGAGAAAACATCTACCAATACTCAAATGACTTTAACCCTCGCGTTAAGCTATGGTAGTCGTGAAGAAATCACAAACTGCATCAAGCAAATTGCAACGAAGGTTAAAAGTGAAGAATTATCTGAGGATGCTATTGATGAATCGGTTATAAATGAGCATCTTTACACCCGAAATTTACCAGATGTGGATCTTTTGATTCGCACCAGTGGTGAACAACGTATAAGCAACTTCCTTTTATGGCAGATTGCTTATGCCGAATTATATTTTACGAAAATCTTATGGCCAGATTACAGAAGGGAAAATCTTTTTGAAGCCATATACAATTATCAAAATAGAGAACGAAGATTTGGAAAAACAAGTGAGCAACTCAGTTAG
- a CDS encoding NAD kinase, with translation MKIGIYGQFYHANAAQYIGQLLELLDQRNIEVLIEEDFLKLIHSNNKIEKDYKHFSAFEELDNSFDLFFCIGGDGTILKSINYIRNLDIPIVGINTGRLGFLATIQKEQIESTLEELLEKKFSLSPRSVLTMQTNPRSYDPVFSHIALNEIAVSRKNTTSMITVDTWLDDQYLTSYWADGLIISTPTGSTGYSLSCGGPVITPDADSLVITPIAPHNLNARPLVIKDHTTIKLKVSGRGKEHLVSMDSRIATLQNDTEIIIKKAPYTINFVELQGDSFLNTLRKKLLWGEDKRN, from the coding sequence ATGAAAATAGGCATTTACGGTCAGTTTTATCACGCCAATGCAGCTCAATATATAGGTCAGCTTCTTGAATTGTTAGACCAGAGAAATATTGAGGTCCTCATCGAAGAAGACTTTCTTAAACTTATTCACAGTAACAATAAAATAGAAAAAGATTATAAGCATTTTAGTGCTTTTGAAGAACTGGATAATTCATTTGACCTGTTCTTCTGTATAGGTGGAGATGGTACCATCTTAAAATCTATTAACTATATAAGAAACCTTGATATTCCTATTGTCGGAATTAATACCGGGAGACTTGGTTTTCTTGCAACCATTCAAAAAGAACAGATAGAAAGCACCCTGGAAGAATTACTTGAAAAAAAATTCAGTCTTTCACCAAGGTCTGTTTTAACCATGCAAACCAATCCCAGGAGTTATGATCCGGTTTTTTCACATATAGCATTAAATGAGATTGCTGTAAGCAGAAAAAACACAACTTCCATGATCACCGTAGATACCTGGTTAGATGACCAGTATCTTACCTCTTATTGGGCAGATGGATTAATAATTTCAACACCCACGGGTTCAACAGGTTATTCTCTGAGCTGCGGCGGTCCTGTTATTACTCCAGATGCCGATTCCCTGGTTATCACCCCTATTGCACCACACAATTTAAATGCCCGGCCGCTGGTAATAAAAGATCATACTACGATAAAACTAAAAGTTTCAGGTAGAGGAAAAGAACATTTAGTTTCTATGGATTCCAGAATCGCTACCCTACAAAATGACACTGAGATTATCATCAAAAAAGCACCCTACACTATAAATTTCGTAGAATTACAGGGAGATAGTTTTTTAAATACCCTCCGAAAAAAACTTCTATGGGGGGAAGACAAGCGTAATTAA
- a CDS encoding pyridoxine 5'-phosphate synthase has translation MTKLSVNINKIATLRNARGGDVPNVLEAAKNIESFGAEGITVHPRPDERHIRYADARELKPVLNTEFNIEGKPIQQFIDLVLEVKPAQVTLVPDAENAITSDSGWDTVKHRDYLKEVIAEFKANGIRTSIFVDPVKKMIEGAAETGSDRIELYTESFAVDFEKGNSNAVKPYAECAKIAHELGLGINAGHDLSLKNINYFKENVPYLDEVSIGHALISEALYLGLEKTIQQYLKLLK, from the coding sequence ATGACTAAATTAAGTGTAAATATAAATAAGATCGCCACTTTAAGAAATGCACGTGGTGGTGACGTACCAAATGTTCTTGAAGCTGCAAAAAATATAGAGTCGTTTGGTGCTGAAGGGATTACCGTTCATCCAAGGCCGGATGAAAGACATATTCGGTATGCAGATGCTCGTGAGCTCAAACCGGTACTTAATACTGAATTTAATATAGAGGGGAAACCAATTCAACAATTTATAGATCTTGTCTTAGAAGTGAAACCTGCTCAGGTAACTTTGGTACCCGATGCTGAAAATGCAATCACGTCAGACTCTGGATGGGATACTGTTAAGCACAGGGATTATCTAAAAGAGGTTATTGCTGAGTTTAAGGCTAACGGCATAAGAACTTCAATATTTGTAGATCCGGTTAAAAAGATGATTGAGGGAGCTGCTGAAACAGGGTCTGATAGAATAGAATTATATACAGAATCCTTTGCAGTAGATTTTGAAAAAGGAAATTCCAATGCCGTAAAACCATATGCTGAATGTGCTAAAATAGCTCATGAGCTTGGTTTAGGAATAAATGCGGGCCATGACCTTTCTCTAAAGAATATAAATTATTTTAAAGAAAATGTACCGTATCTGGATGAGGTTTCCATTGGGCATGCTCTAATTTCTGAAGCGCTGTATCTTGGTCTTGAAAAAACAATTCAGCAATATTTAAAATTATTGAAATAG